One Streptomyces sp. NBC_00223 genomic window carries:
- the hutH gene encoding histidine ammonia-lyase: MNMQNVVLSTQGAVAEDVLAVARQDATVVLGAEALASIGAARAVIEALAAKPEPVYGVSTGFGALAVRHISPELRAQLQRSLVRSHAAGMGPRVEREVVRALMFLRLKTLASGRTGVRPVVAETMAAVLNAGITPVVHEYGSLGCSGDLAPLAHCALVLMGEGEAEGPDGTVRPAAELLAEHGIEPVELREKEGLALINGTDGMLGMLVMACADLANLFTAADITAALTLEALLGTAKVLAPELHTIRPHPGQAASAENMRRVLEGSGLTGHHQDDAPRVQDAYSVRCAPQVAGAGRDTLAHARLVADRELAAAIDNPVVLIDGPDGGRVESNGNFHGAPVGYVLDFLAIAAADLGSITERRTDRLLDRNRSHGLPPFLADDPGVDSGLMIAQYTQAALVSELKRLAVPASVDSIPSSAMQEDHVSMGWSAARKLRTAVDNLARIIAIELYTATRALEIRTTGSELRPAPATAAVLAAVRDAGVPGSGRDRFLTPDLEAAHTFVREGALVRAAEKVTGPLA; encoded by the coding sequence ATGAATATGCAGAACGTGGTGCTGAGCACCCAGGGAGCCGTTGCCGAGGACGTCCTCGCCGTGGCCCGCCAGGACGCGACCGTCGTGCTGGGCGCCGAAGCCCTCGCGAGCATCGGCGCCGCCCGGGCCGTGATCGAAGCCCTCGCGGCCAAGCCGGAACCGGTCTACGGCGTCTCGACCGGCTTCGGCGCCCTGGCCGTCCGTCACATCAGCCCGGAACTGCGCGCCCAGCTCCAGCGCAGCCTCGTCCGCTCGCACGCCGCCGGCATGGGCCCGCGGGTCGAGCGCGAGGTCGTCCGCGCGCTGATGTTCCTGCGGCTCAAGACCCTCGCCTCCGGCCGTACCGGCGTCCGTCCCGTCGTCGCCGAGACGATGGCCGCCGTGCTCAACGCGGGCATCACCCCCGTCGTCCACGAGTACGGCTCGCTCGGCTGCTCCGGCGACCTCGCCCCCCTCGCGCACTGCGCCCTCGTGCTCATGGGCGAGGGCGAGGCGGAGGGTCCCGACGGTACGGTCCGCCCGGCCGCCGAACTCCTCGCCGAACACGGCATCGAGCCGGTCGAGCTGCGCGAGAAGGAGGGCCTGGCCCTCATCAACGGCACCGACGGCATGCTCGGCATGCTCGTGATGGCCTGCGCCGACCTGGCGAACCTCTTCACCGCCGCCGACATCACCGCCGCCCTCACCCTGGAGGCGCTGCTCGGCACCGCCAAGGTGCTCGCGCCCGAACTGCACACCATCCGCCCGCACCCCGGCCAGGCCGCCAGCGCCGAGAACATGCGCCGGGTCCTTGAGGGTTCCGGCCTGACCGGCCATCACCAGGACGACGCCCCGCGCGTGCAGGACGCGTACTCCGTGCGCTGCGCCCCCCAGGTGGCGGGCGCCGGCCGGGACACCCTCGCGCACGCCCGGCTGGTCGCCGACCGCGAACTCGCCGCCGCCATCGACAACCCGGTCGTGCTGATCGACGGCCCCGACGGCGGCCGGGTCGAGTCGAACGGCAACTTCCACGGCGCGCCCGTCGGTTACGTCCTGGACTTCCTCGCCATCGCCGCCGCCGACCTGGGCTCCATCACCGAACGCCGTACCGACCGGCTGCTCGACCGGAACCGTTCGCACGGCCTGCCGCCGTTCCTCGCCGACGACCCGGGCGTGGACTCCGGTCTGATGATCGCTCAGTACACCCAGGCCGCGCTGGTCAGCGAGTTGAAGCGGCTGGCGGTCCCCGCGTCGGTCGACTCGATCCCGTCCTCCGCGATGCAGGAGGACCATGTCTCCATGGGCTGGTCGGCCGCGCGCAAGCTCCGTACCGCCGTGGACAACCTGGCCCGGATCATCGCCATCGAGCTGTACACGGCCACCCGCGCGCTGGAGATCAGGACCACGGGCAGCGAACTGCGCCCGGCCCCGGCCACGGCGGCGGTGCTCGCGGCCGTACGGGATGCGGGCGTCCCCGGCTCCGGCCGGGACCGCTTCCTGACGCCGGATCTGGAGGCGGCCCACACCTTCGTACGGGAAGGCGCCCTGGTCCGGGCGGCCGAGAAGGTCACCGGACCGCTGGCGTGA
- a CDS encoding enoyl-CoA hydratase/isomerase family protein yields the protein MSTVEQRYGDFVAVRRHATRVAELVMDRPQAMNAVSTAMADALATACADLAADPTVSATVLTSSSDRAFCVGADLKERNSFTDADLRRQRPRTRAAYTGVLDLPMPTIAAVHGFALGGGFELALACDLIVADPTAVVGLPEVSVGVIPGGGGTQLLPRRVGAARAAELIFTARRVRAEEALSLGLVDQLAPEGEDGRTALDLATRIAANSPVGLRAAKRALRLGQGLDLRAGLEVEDAAWRTTAFSGDRAEGVAAFNEKRTPDWPGE from the coding sequence GTGAGTACGGTGGAGCAGCGGTACGGGGACTTCGTAGCGGTACGACGCCACGCCACCCGCGTGGCGGAACTCGTCATGGACCGCCCCCAGGCGATGAACGCCGTCTCCACCGCGATGGCCGACGCCTTGGCCACCGCCTGCGCCGACCTCGCCGCCGACCCCACCGTCAGCGCGACCGTCCTCACCTCGTCCAGCGACCGAGCGTTCTGCGTGGGCGCCGACCTCAAGGAACGCAACTCCTTCACCGACGCCGACCTGCGCCGCCAGCGCCCCCGCACCCGCGCCGCGTACACCGGCGTACTCGACCTCCCCATGCCCACGATCGCCGCCGTGCACGGCTTCGCCCTCGGCGGCGGCTTCGAACTCGCCCTCGCCTGCGACCTGATCGTCGCGGACCCGACCGCCGTGGTCGGCCTGCCCGAGGTCTCCGTCGGGGTGATCCCCGGCGGCGGCGGTACGCAGCTGCTGCCCCGCCGGGTCGGCGCCGCCCGAGCCGCCGAGCTGATCTTCACCGCCCGCCGGGTCCGCGCCGAGGAAGCGCTGAGCCTCGGCCTGGTCGACCAGCTCGCCCCCGAGGGGGAGGACGGCCGTACGGCGCTCGACCTCGCCACCCGTATCGCCGCGAACTCGCCCGTCGGCCTGCGCGCGGCCAAGCGCGCCCTGCGGCTGGGCCAGGGGCTCGACCTGCGGGCAGGGCTTGAGGTCGAGGACGCGGCCTGGCGTACCACCGCCTTCTCCGGCGACCGGGCCGAGGGCGTCGCCGCGTTCAACGAGAAGCGGACCCCGGACTGGCCGGGGGAGTAG
- a CDS encoding GGDEF domain-containing protein, translating into MVDGTADLRLRAVVELAQELATAQTPQATVRAGARRARLAMGGSFAAISLWERETGRLRVLVNDGDLAPGEEPEPADESYSVHDFPEIAEFLHGTWAGGGEPHGWVETAEGTGTSPGGSSWGRAAALRRRGRGSCAVAPIVLHGRAWGELYVARRKGAPGFEREDADFAAVLAALIAAGIVQTERLAEVQRLAFTDPLTGLGNRRAVDVRLDEALERHRVEGVVVSLVVCDLNGLKKVNDQLGHAVGDRLLERFGSLLSLCGATLPGSLAARLGGDEFCIVAVGQKPAEVIHAADELCRRAAELDVGEGVACGVASTGVEIGPVRSARRLFRLADAAQYRAKALRAGHPVVAGEEGAQDPVVRLADSPPAPGEGERRTLRGRRT; encoded by the coding sequence ATGGTGGACGGGACGGCCGATCTTCGGCTGCGAGCGGTCGTCGAACTCGCGCAGGAACTCGCGACCGCCCAGACGCCGCAGGCCACGGTACGGGCCGGCGCGCGCCGGGCGCGGCTCGCGATGGGCGGCTCCTTCGCCGCGATCTCGCTGTGGGAGCGCGAGACGGGCCGGCTGCGGGTCCTGGTCAACGACGGTGACCTCGCGCCCGGCGAGGAGCCGGAACCGGCCGACGAGTCGTACTCCGTGCACGACTTCCCGGAGATCGCCGAATTCCTGCACGGCACGTGGGCCGGCGGCGGCGAACCGCACGGGTGGGTGGAGACCGCGGAGGGTACGGGCACGTCGCCCGGCGGCAGCAGTTGGGGGCGGGCGGCGGCGCTGCGGCGGCGCGGGCGCGGGAGTTGCGCGGTCGCGCCGATCGTTCTGCACGGGCGGGCGTGGGGGGAGCTGTACGTGGCCCGCCGTAAGGGCGCGCCCGGCTTCGAGCGGGAGGACGCGGACTTCGCGGCGGTGCTGGCCGCGCTGATCGCCGCCGGGATCGTCCAGACCGAGCGGCTCGCCGAGGTGCAGCGGCTGGCCTTCACCGATCCGCTGACCGGCCTGGGCAACCGGCGCGCGGTCGACGTACGTCTGGACGAGGCGCTGGAGCGGCACCGGGTGGAGGGCGTCGTGGTCAGCCTCGTGGTGTGCGACCTGAACGGCCTGAAGAAGGTGAACGACCAGCTCGGACACGCGGTGGGCGACCGGCTGCTGGAACGGTTCGGCTCGCTGCTGTCGCTGTGCGGGGCGACGCTGCCGGGGAGCCTGGCGGCTCGGCTCGGGGGTGACGAGTTCTGCATCGTCGCGGTCGGGCAGAAGCCGGCGGAGGTGATTCACGCGGCCGACGAACTGTGCCGCAGGGCGGCCGAGTTGGACGTCGGCGAGGGGGTGGCCTGCGGGGTCGCGTCCACGGGGGTCGAGATCGGGCCCGTACGGTCGGCCCGGCGGCTGTTCCGTCTTGCGGACGCGGCGCAGTACCGGGCGAAGGCCCTCCGGGCCGGGCATCCCGTGGTGGCCGGGGAGGAGGGGGCGCAGGACCCGGTGGTCCGGCTCGCCGATTCCCCGCCGGCCCCCGGCGAGGGCGAGCGCCGCACCCTCCGCGGCCGCCGCACTTGA